CTGGAAAGACCTGTTGCGCATCCAGTTCTGGATAGCTGGGGTGATATTTCTAGGCATGGTGGAGATGGCTGTCTTCTGTGCTGAATATGAGAACACCAATGCTGTGGGCTCAGCCTGTGAGTGAACACACCCTGAAGCTGCATGTCGGCTTCAGTCCTATTTGTgatttttacattcattaaaaattaCTTTAGAGCATTATCTTTCTCTGACCAAAAGAATTTAAGTGTATAAGAGAAATTTTCAGTTGTAGTTTTAAAGACGGATGCAACGGAATGATTCTGATGTCAGGAGTTTGATTAGTAACATAGCTAATATCTGCCATAAAGCATTAAGGTGTTCAGTGAGTTGACACTAAGAAATATTCCCCATTTAACATCTGTCTTTTTGGCTATACATTTACTGAGGCTTGCAAGTGAAATATGTAATTAGTATTTTGGGCTTTCTTGCTGGCATATTTCAAATCATGCTGAAAACCGCTAACAGATGAGACATTCAAATATGATTTTAAGAAGGCTTTCCTATTACTCTGTTAAtaccacataaaaaaaaatttttcttgccttttccatttttaacaACATAGCATATTGGCTTCTTTCTATAGCTCAAGGCTTGCTGGTTTTTGCTGAACTCATCTCTGCTCTGAAGAGGACTCTTGCTCGACTCTTGGTCATCATTGTTAGTCTGGGCTATGGTATAGTCAAGTAAGTGGAGAGGAAAATCTACTGTATATTAGTTAAATTATgtcaaaatagttttaaattagAGGGTCTTTTCCCTTGTTTTTGAGGCAGCAtatgccttttgtttttttcaggccTCGGCTGGGGACTGTCATGCACAGAGTTGTTGGACTGGGTGTACTTTACTTTGCCTTTGCTGCCATTGAAGGCGTGCTGAGGATTACTGGGGTAAAGTAGCACACTGAATATTTCAACTGTCCTGTTATCCTAGCATATTTTCAAAAGCAGTTACAAATAATAGGTTAGCATTACAATAGCATTACAGTAGCAAATAGAAATTTATCCTTACTTTTCTTTggtatacatatataaactgaGAAGCCATTTTATGTATGCCTTGTAAGTGAGCAAAAAGGTTTTATGTGTTGGTCTGAAAGGGTCGGGACAATGGGCCAGCTCTGATCACTGCCATTGCACTGGCTGTTCTTGACTCCGGCGCCATTTGGTTCATATCCTTCTATGTGTCTTGGTGTTTGAATTGGACTACAACAATATAATTTAAGGACAACAAATTTGTCTCACCACTTTAGTTTTTTGGATGCATGTATAGTTTTAAGAATTAGTACCTTATCACTTTTTTAAAGACTAGATTCTTTTATACTTTTAACCTGTAATTTTGTGAAATCGTTcaactaaatatataaaatggatgttaaaaataaattatttatttattaaaaaaaaatttttaaaaagcagattgTTGTTGGAAACATGAACATTGTTTCCATATTGGGTTCTTTATTCTGTTTAATAAATAGATCAAACAATATATAAGTCTATTGCCTGGTGAgaatttaacagtatttaacattttttgtatGTTGAATAGTCTGCTTATTTGCTGTGACACCTTTTTAAACTTCTGAGAAGGAAAGGTGTTATGAAACTGCTAATTCACTACTTGAACAGGTTTCACTACTTGAATGGTTTTGTTGACTCTGGTAAAAAGGGGTACCTTCCAGTTATCCTTTTTTACTCATGCCTGTTTCTCCTCCCTTCTTACTCTTACCTTTTCCTCCTATGCATCTCTCAGGCCGAAGACTCTGATTTGGCCTTGCTGGCCTATATTCCTCTGGCACTGCTTGACTCCTCTCTATGTTGGTGGATATCCTTTAATCATTTTGGGTTAACCAGTACTTGCACAGAGGCCTCCCCTATCTTTTCCTCATTCTTGTCTTGTTCAGATTCTGCATGCTCAGTTTTTAAAGCACTACTTCACCCACATGCTAATTTGGCTTACAATGAAATCTAGTGGGGTATTATCATTGTTTCATTGGCAGAGTATTAGCTGTCCTCTTCCTAGCTTTCATTCATAGTTAGCAATGGTGACATTGAAGGGTCCTTTAAAATGCCTTAAAATCAGTTTTGTGAACTTTTAATTGAGCCTTTTACTTTCATCCTTTTTagatgttattatttatttttgccagtAGTTTGTTaattgtggtgtttttttccatgttaaGGTGTTTCTTTCCTTTACTTCCTCTCAAATATTTGTCAGCTTAGCACAAACCATAAAGACACTGAAACTTAGGAGAAACCCAGTAAAGTTGTCATTATACAGACATTTCACCAATACCCTTATCTTTGCTGTTATTGGTGAGTACATAATGAGCAACATCAGCATAACAAATAATTGTATCTGTGGTTGGTTCTTAGAGCAATCATATATACtttagaatatatttatttttgattttatttttcagcCTCTATAATTTTCATGGTTTGGACAACAAAAAAATTCCGTTTAGCAGACTGTCAGTCTGTGAGTATCTAATTCATGATAGTTCTTTTTTTCTAGGTGatactttttttaattatgataAATGTTAGttgacattcattcacatcatGTCTTCTAAAATGGGAAGAAATGatcaatatacattttatttatttatttgtatgtttattttttaatttttaaactaATATTGTGGGCAGGATTGGATGGAACTCTGGGTAGATGATGCCTTCTGGAGGTTCCTTTTCTCAATAATACTGCTTGTCATCATGTTTCTCTGGAGACCATCTGCAAATAATCAAAGGCAAGTTCTGACACAGGACTGATGTCATCGTTATGTAGAATGACACTTTAAACCTGCCAACATATTTATTATTGACTTAAATGGCATTGTCAGTGATTCTTATTGTTGTTCTCtatattatttagatttttgacCTTTAGCCATCTTTAAAGCTTtaaaggtgatttttttttctttttcttcttctttttaatcattttgcaGCTATATGTGGTTTATTTTATCTTGTAgtacaaataaattatatgaaaCTGAGGGTTAATGATGGCAGTAGCCAAGACAGATGGATACAGTAAATTAGCCTGTCTTCAATATTTTTTACTGATAAGTTTCACTGCTGGAACAaagatgtaaaatgtaaaaaattaggggagttgtgtggtgttttttttttttttttttttttttttttttatgaaaaaccTTCATGCTCAGATCAGTTAATGGTCTTAATTTGTGGTAGCTGTGATGTGTGCTATACTCTAGGTATGCATTTACACCTTTGATTGATGACTCAGATGATGAAGAAATTGAAGAGTTCTTGGTGTCTGCAAATCTGGGTAGGTGATAAATAGCTCATAAAAATAGAGGTTGTagtgtactttttttttactgcattagGATAAAGGCTAGGCCTGAACTCTTTATTTTTAGCTGATGGAATCAAACTGAGAGCAGCTAAGGCTGAGGTTAATGGGACACTGAACCCTGCTCCTGGTCCGGTCAGTATCAGCCTGAAAGAGAACCATAATCAAGCATAaactattaattttaaaaaattgtattcaGACTGTATGCAAATGCTTAATGTTGTACCCAGGATGAAGACTTAAAGTGGGTGGAGGAGAATATCCCTGCCTCTTTAACTGATGTGTAAGTCAGCATTTTCcaatttttattaattacttaTTTTGAGTGTAATGACACTGTGGTAGACAGTGAtcataaatatacagtacaacAAGTATACATCGGTcagaaataaaatcaatataaaatgagacaaaacaaaTTAATCCTGCCATCGTTTCCTGTAGTCTGGTGTTTGATATCTCATGCATTGCAATGAAGAGACGAGCCAATTTTGGAGTATAGGTTGCTTAGGTGTTCTGAGTGTGGCAATAAAGAATTTGGgaaaaataatcataattttaaaagaattaaGCAGCATGGCACCCCTATGTCAAGATGCTTGACCTAGTAAGTTTTtcttaaagaaaagaaagtgaTATCCAAGCAGTACACTTCTCATTTAAAAAGAGGCATGCAGTAGCAGAATTTGAAACAAAATTCTGCAATAAATTCACCTCTACTGTGGCCAgatcttttaaaaattacatagtgccccccccccccccccccccaattaacTAGCTATTTGAGCATAATTGCACAGTGGGGAAATAATCAATTGTGTAATCATGCTGCTTTAAAGCTGAATttctaaatgtatgtgtttctttcattttagtgCCCTGCCCGTTCTTCTCGACTCTGATGAGGTATGTTGCATCAAACTGATTTCATAGCGCTAAACAGCTTTTTCATATAAAGCAAACATTGAAATTAGTATGCTTTCGGAGTAGCTCACTTTCTTTGACCTTTGCAGGAAATCATGACTACAAAATATGAGATGTCTAAAATCGAGTAAAAGCACAAGAAGCACAATGTCCTTCCTTCTGAAATTAAAGATGCTGCTCCTACTGCTGGCACTGGATCTTTACCAgtaggaaaaggaaaagaagaaatgtTCAAGAAGACATAATGGTGTGGATATTCTTGGTGCATCCAAGCCCATCATGAACCCTATAAAGAAGTGAAATCACTGAAGTCAGAGGAGCATCCTGACCAATCTAGCAGTGGTTCAGTCTGTATTCTTGTCTTTTGTATTGAATATGTGGTGGATTCCACCCCACTatctgaaaattaaataaatatttttggtgtCTGCCCCACCATAGACACATTTCACAGACATGTTGCATCACTCATCAACCCAggtagaaaacaaaaatgctggATTCAAGTTATTTTTCCATGTACCAAGCCTATTAAATAGTGGGAGCAAGTTATCAAATGCAACATTTTGCACTCTTGGTTGAGGTTTAGCATTTTCAAATAATGTGTTATTTGGGGACATTTCTAAAATAGTGATTGAATAAGTATTCCGTAGGGACATTAAGATGGATGACCAAAgacttttcttttgcttgtaGTTTGGGTAGTTTTCAGTTTACCCTTCAAGCATTGTCTttgctgtatttaaatatttatgactGTGAGGAATTTCTCTTACAAATGAAAATAGTGTGGGaaactttttgtgtgtgatctGGGTTCGGTGTATGTCAGTGTGATAAGGACATTGGTTTGAGAGCACTATTGACTTAGGGAGCAAAACTTTCTGGGGAATGGGTAGGGATCTGAAATGCACAatgtattctttaaaaaaaatgggtAATGATCTGAATGCGATGCAGAGGTACTTTGCAGACACTAAACGTTATCCCTGCTCTAAACTAACTGAATTTTTGTAGCAGGAAATTAGATCTTTTGTAAGAATTTAATGAGCAATATACTATATTCCTCTATTGTGCACACTatttcagaaatgcattttctttttgacCTTTTAAGCTTTAAAATCTCACTACAAAATCACACTGCGTTTTCAGCCCGCTTTTTGTTTGAAGTTTTATTTCTTTGCCTAGAAAAGCATGGTTTGCCATGAAGATGGGTAATAGACTAAGGAAAACtataaccatttaaaaatatccaTTGTTCAAGTGCTTACCTTGTTTTTGTGAAACAAAGGTGTTTTTATATAACCAATTAAGTGGTTGGATCAGGCTGATTCTGTGACACAATGTACTTGCTCATTTCTTCCAAAGTTCCTTACTGAGAATGTTTAATGCAGTTGCAATCTTTTGTATCTGTTTCTGAATGTCTTGATCTTGCTTTGGAAAATCAGAGGGtttatatttgtgctttttcaaaGAGTGTACACCATgattttcatgtgtttgtttgtttgtttttttaaaggcctGTCCATTTCCTTCATGCATGTTTTCTATATTCTGATGATAGTTTTGATTTagatataaaataaagaatctttatttatgttttcacttttttgttttgctgtgttctgttacagttttttaaaaaagcacacccccacccccttacaTGTTTAAGGTTGTTGCTCACATAGATCAGGAGCAATAAGCATTGTCTGTGGCTGATGTAGTGATCACTCAAACACTTACTACATAACCAGACCAGAAGCCCTGGCTAAATTCTGAGGTCTGTACCCTGCTTAAGGCTCATAATGTTTCATTTAGTCATTCAGATCAAGTGACAGAACAGTACCTAGGAACAGACTCACCACCAGTATCAAGAAAAGCCAAGGCTTCCtatgcaataaaaaaattaaaggtaatttcacaaaaaaacacCCATGATGTATATGGTAAGTCATTCAACCTTCCACCAAATACAGGACAAATGACCACTTCCCAGATGCTCTGAACATGTGTTATGTCTGTTTTAAATCATCTTACACTGGAGTAGCAGTGAGGACCAACACCTCCCTCTGGTAACAATGAAGATATCTACAGAGAAGTAGTGGAGGTGCTGGAGTTCTGGTGCAAAGACAACAATGTCGATCCgaatgtcagtaagacaaaagAGATTGTATACTTCAAACACAAGTGCTTCACATCCTGCACATCAACAGCACTACAGTGGAAACAATGCCCAGTTTGAATAATCAGCTtgaactccctagagcatgaggaagaaaccttgagaggaaccaagactcaaagggggcgGGGGCGGGATTTGAACACTGGCACCGCAGTAACAACAGTttatagagaaaaaaatgaaataagcaattaatgttcAGTctaactttctagaggtcccaGTCTTTTCCAGAGGTTTGCATGTGTCCGAggcccatcccacaagagagcATCCATTAAGGGctatggagaagtagttggctgggatggaggtgtggtgggctacagcagggcacatctgggggaggtgggagtagccatggcagttGAGACaggtagaggctcagtaacatcattaCGTTCCgtaagagaacatccattaagggcaacagagagtaGTTGGGTGGGATTTACCATaacagtttaccataactctcaatgcccatggactcccacatctacacctttacctaagatgggaagtagttaataaaatgcctgaatgtacaaataggttttcatcctagccttaaatattaagactgtgtctgaatctcaaacatttacaggaagattATTATAGATAGCTTTATAGAAGAAGGCTCTGCCCACTGTGgtagatttttttattcttcgtactagtaaagagcctgcatcttttgatctaagcagacatggtggatcgTAAGAGTTCTCTAATGTACTGTGGgtcaagaccattcagtgctttgtaagTAATTAAaggtattttataatcaatacaaaattttactgggagccaatgtaaaatagctaagataggagtgatgtgagcaaattttctagttctagtaagcactctggctgctgcattttgaactagctggagcttgtttaggaaCTTAGTAGTACAGTCTGATAGTagggcattacagtagtccaatcctgaagtaataaatgcatggactagcttttctgcatcatgtgaggagaacATGTTCCTAATCTTAGAAATGTGCCTACGGTGGAGAACGGTGGTCCtacaaaaattatttacatgagcttcaaatgagagactgggctccataataactccaagatctttaactgttaaagaagatgTGATTGTGTTACCactgaggttcactgagtaattagagtGAGGACCAAGCtatctctgggcctaatagaagtaCCTGTTTTGTTACTATTAATTGAGataaagttcctcaacatccagtgtcttaagtcctttatgcatttgtcaataatactaagatgaaaCACATCCTCTGGTTttgctgagacatatagctgagtgtcatcagcatagcactagaaactagcacagtgtttatgtataatgtcaccaAGAGGttgcatatataaagaaaaaagcaaaggccatAGAACAGGTTCTTGtaggacaccatagctaacctgcCGAGATATGACGAGAAGTCTACATTTATGTGAACAAACTGGTAGTGACCAGCTaggtaagatttaaaccaggaaaggtctgttcccctaatcccaacaacatttttgagtctatatagtaaaatgttatgatctatagtgtcaaatgctgtacTCAGAtaaagcaatataagcaaagagacataaccctgttCAGAAGCCAACAaaaggtcattaactactttaattagtgctgtttcttTACTGTGATTAGGcttaaaccctgactgaaagacttcatgtatctggttctgattcatatatgatcttagctgctgagctacagctttttctaggatcttgaaaataaatggaaggttcaGATCAGCCtatagtttgacagctgacatgggtcaaggttaAAATTTTGGATAAGTGTTCtgattacatttgcatttatggcatttagcagacgctcttatccagagcgaattacaaaagtgctttgtcatttactcacagaatacatcctggccagtacagcaggtttagagtccaatatacaaatgatctagaatactgtagaaatacagggataaCTGCCGATgcctaaaagtacaaaatacttaaataataaacagtgtaataaacaataccctacaataagtactaatttagtcagtcaatatggtagcagggtcagttgtcatttaaattttccatgaatagatgggtcttcagtctacgtttgaagactgcaagggactctgctgtgtggacagcaagtgggagttcattccaccatcttggtgCCAGGACAGAGCCaggatgcttgtcttccataagacctgaagcatggtatttcaagccgagcttactgctaatttgaatgatttaggaacatagcCAAGGTTCAAGGTGGAGTTtgttaaatttagtaaaggttcaattacttcaggtaggatttccttaagaaagtgtttGGGCAGTGAATCTCATAAGCAAGTGGAAGATTTTGAGCGCAAGATCAGGGATGTAAGCTCTGGCTCTTGGATatgtgtaaaggattctagagtcgtTTTTGGCTTGGTAGTTCTGATCCCCGAGCAGCTGCCCAATGTTATGTTAAtgctcttaatgttatctctaatgtgcttaattttctaaagtcatgaactcattactactgtgtgatgttgtaatctgagcttTGGTGTCAGTCTTATTCCTAGTtcgatgtgcaattgtactaaaaagaaatctacgattatttttcttttctattaggGTTAAAAGATATGCTCTTCCACCAgtaaaaaatgcttttctatacttgagaaggttCTCcgtccatgcaagctggaagaagACTACAAGTTTACGTACCATTTACGTACACCCATAAGAATCTTGAAAATATAACGGATGGAGCTCATTCCTCAGTAGTATCTTGATTCAAAGGTGTTGTTAAACAAAAGTGCTGCCACAGTAGTCCTTGGGACTACTCCATTTATCTTCTCCTTGGTGCTCCAACTACTCCCTCCCTGGGATAATCACCTTTTGCTGCTTTAGAAGGTACATTGAGGAGGTCCTGAGGCAGGGGTTTATCTGTCCTTCTTCggcaatgtttttctttgtaaagaagAAGTTTAATAAAGTTACTAAGAAGTTCCTGCATCACCCTTGTCTCTCGTGCAAGCTGCACAGGGGAACTACACCAGAGAACTGTGCATTTATATCAGGTTTGGGGATTTTGTCAACCTAAGATGAATCCATTAAGGAGACAAATGTAAAATGGGCTTCTTTAGCATGTCTGGCCACTATCTGTGTACCCGTTTGTTGTAGTTTACATATTGTAATCCACTCAACAAACTGGAGGATCACATTTGTCATGTGAGGGCCATCTTGATAAGGTAGTTGGAACACCAACTATTTGTCAAGGCAGAGAAATTAGATTAGATTCAACTTTGTCATTGTGCAGAGTACAGGTACAGAGCCAATAAAACACAGTTAGCATCTAACCAGAAGTGCAAAAGTACagtattacatacatataaagtGCAAAGAAGGGATCTGCAGATACAATATGTACAATTGATGGCAGAGGAGTAGTAgaaaaatatgtgttttaagtGTGGGTATACATATGTACAGAGTAGGTGGAGATAGACAACTGTAGTTTGTATGTGCAGGGAGAGTGGTATATGTAAACTTATAATGTAAAGTATGCAGAGTAAAAATAACATGCAGtgggtttatatacagtatgtacaatATGAATAATTCAGTGATTATGCAAATACGAATAGTGCAATGATACTAGgacataaagtacagtaacagtgCAGTGAGTGCAATGATGCAATTAAAGTGGCTGTGTGGAGATCAGCAGGGTCACAGCCTCAGAGAAGAAGTTCTTCCTGAGCTTGCTGGCGCAGGACTGAAAGAGGGTGGTTAAAAGTCTGTGCTTAGGATGAGATATGTCCTTGATGATGTTTCTTGCCCTGCCCAGGCAGCGCTTGTGATAAATGTTCTCGATGGTGGTGTGGGGGAAACTTCTATGTCGCATAGGAAAGATGGGGTTAGAGGAACTGGTTTGTCTTTTATACTGTTTTCAACCCGGTGTGTCAGCCAGAACATGACTTGAGACCAGGATGAGTTTGAGAGTTTAATAATGAAGGCAGGGAATTCCAGCACTAACATTATTAACAGACGTTGTCGTTGGTTATGGCCGTGGTCTAAAACACTGTAAATAACAATGTTGCTTGTAAATGACATTCACAGTAAACAAACGCATTTACACATGAGCTCTCAATGATTAGAATGAAATCAATATGACATACTTTACCACCATCTGGCGGCAAATTTCGGAATTGACAATGACTCAGCGAGATCTAAGCAGTGAAATGCCGTGACAACGGTTAAAATCGTTAAAATACTGAATTAATTACCAAACAGATAAACTTACACATATATGTGCTAATATAAAGACAAATACATAAAGCAACACACCACTTGGCTGAGATGAAAGTCTTATCAGAGGAAAAATAGGCTACACGTTAGCATATGGAAAGGAGCTAAACCCATGTTCCACTAACGACATTCAGCACAGGTGGTCTGGAAAAAGCAAATCACCTCACGTCTTCTCAGGGTCCAAACGCAGCGGCGGATCTCAGCAAGCACTTGTTCTGGGCCTGGATGTCGCAGACATAGGTCAAAGTCCTGAATCAGCAGTCTTGGTAGTTGGCTGGGTTGGATCTAGGATGATCGGATGTAGAGTATTAAACACTAGGTGTTCTGATCTGCGAAGTCTCCCCCAGCCCGGATAAGCTCTTTGCTTCTGCCAAACCTAGGAGACAAAGCTACAAGTTGGCTGCTTTTTGGAATAGGTCTGCCAGCTTTCAGAAGGCAAAACTCTTCTGGGAAAATGCACATCTTTACTCTCCTCAGGATTACACTTTCTGCACTGCGGTAATGCTCGGCAGTGGGATGACTGTTTTCATCAGCTTCACTGCTGCCCAAGTGCACTTTACAGGTATTGCACTCACTCA
This region of Electrophorus electricus isolate fEleEle1 chromosome 11, fEleEle1.pri, whole genome shotgun sequence genomic DNA includes:
- the tmem87b gene encoding transmembrane protein 87A isoform X1; the protein is MAGNVVGWTMCSTALEMLCLSFLSWTLLVAFNCGVDAAPEMGYWSIKVVNTSRPLLLRKSMYKDTDIQLKVTSFSCPQEVSFTISWYLRYYPCHNEFNNIEEMYDRTPLIRGKSLDPNPLGHGEYIEHQYRALFCNSWIQYFPTLNKSIAWPRTVEPQGGINDANYTRWLTAEADRAGVTDNVIATTWRDGPYLLVVLIQPSKKDVNWTLTFSVLMKGAHGFISVTEWPLMIFYMVMCIVYILYALLWFIWASCYWKDLLRIQFWIAGVIFLGMVEMAVFCAEYENTNAVGSASQGLLVFAELISALKRTLARLLVIIVSLGYGIVKPRLGTVMHRVVGLGVLYFAFAAIEGVLRITGAEDSDLALLAYIPLALLDSSLCWWIFVSLAQTIKTLKLRRNPVKLSLYRHFTNTLIFAVIASIIFMVWTTKKFRLADCQSDWMELWVDDAFWRFLFSIILLVIMFLWRPSANNQRYAFTPLIDDSDDEEIEEFLVSANLADGIKLRAAKAEVNGTLNPAPGPDEDLKWVEENIPASLTDVALPVLLDSDEEIMTTKYEMSKIE
- the tmem87b gene encoding transmembrane protein 87A isoform X2: MAGNVVGWTMCSTALEMLCLSFLSWTLLVAFNCGVDAAPEMGYWSIKVVNTSRPLLLRKSMYKDTDIQLKVTSFSCPQEVSFTISWYLRYYPCHNEFNNIEEMYDRTPLIRGKSLDPNPLGHGEYIEHQYRALFCNSWIQYFPTLNKSIAWPRTVEPQGGINDANYTRWLTAEADRAGVTDNVIATTWRDGPYLLVVLIQPSKKDVNWTLTFSVLMKGAHGFISVTEWPLMIFYMVMCIVYILYALLWFIWASCYWKDLLRIQFWIAGVIFLGMVEMAVFCAEYENTNAVGSASQGLLVFAELISALKRTLARLLVIIVSLGYGIVKPRLGTVMHRVVGLGVLYFAFAAIEGVLRITGGRDNGPALITAIALAVLDSGAIWFIFVSLAQTIKTLKLRRNPVKLSLYRHFTNTLIFAVIASIIFMVWTTKKFRLADCQSDWMELWVDDAFWRFLFSIILLVIMFLWRPSANNQRYAFTPLIDDSDDEEIEEFLVSANLADGIKLRAAKAEVNGTLNPAPGPDEDLKWVEENIPASLTDVALPVLLDSDEEIMTTKYEMSKIE